A region of uncultured Carboxylicivirga sp. DNA encodes the following proteins:
- a CDS encoding DUF4270 family protein, with product MSLISTHYKLFLFTALTFIVGLSACDEGDLDVASGFVRSSTYTALIDTVSINLSSIKADSVQTSGRDAGLVGYYNNPLIGGQKTTCYFAINIPESFSWDNEKQIIDSISLLVKPNGYSIGDTTSLMSFRVHQLNELIDKDNSAYLYNTSHFSYDEDPLGRRDVLLWPGEQKSIAITLDKQFASDIIDFVLENKSVSTYSTLFKEEFKGFVLETDTTITKAMIGINTASDTCKLRLYSHIINREKENYTMDFSLQSSTYQFTQIEENNNKEPWNKLTNGTIKLSETETNSECLIQNGNGYCIRIDFPFLNNLLEIKQQGRIIKADLILRPVMDYMKYADLPSTIYINEIDKINGIGDFLYNSSGEYLTPTLTKDILYNKNTYYSFDITNYLNDRLEETIVDTDQGLAISFTDDQAGTQLDYMVIGGQYHKNYKSQLNIYYYYYDIQ from the coding sequence ATTATAAATTATTTCTTTTTACAGCTCTTACCTTTATTGTTGGACTTTCAGCGTGCGACGAAGGTGACCTGGATGTAGCAAGCGGATTTGTTAGATCATCAACTTATACTGCACTGATTGATACCGTATCGATAAACTTATCCAGTATTAAGGCTGATTCTGTGCAGACTTCAGGTCGAGATGCCGGACTGGTTGGTTATTATAACAACCCGTTGATTGGAGGACAAAAAACGACCTGTTATTTTGCCATCAATATTCCTGAAAGCTTTTCGTGGGATAATGAAAAGCAAATTATTGATTCAATTTCACTTTTGGTTAAACCCAATGGATACAGTATAGGTGATACCACTTCACTAATGTCATTCAGGGTTCACCAATTAAATGAATTAATTGATAAAGATAACAGTGCTTATCTTTATAATACAAGTCATTTTAGTTATGACGAAGATCCTCTGGGACGAAGAGATGTTCTTTTATGGCCCGGAGAACAAAAAAGCATTGCTATTACATTAGACAAGCAATTTGCTTCTGACATTATAGACTTTGTTTTAGAAAATAAGAGTGTTTCTACCTATTCAACATTATTCAAAGAAGAGTTTAAAGGTTTTGTTCTTGAAACCGACACAACCATTACAAAGGCAATGATTGGTATAAACACTGCGTCTGACACCTGTAAATTGAGGCTTTATTCACACATAATCAATCGTGAAAAAGAAAACTACACCATGGATTTTAGTTTACAAAGCTCAACTTATCAGTTTACTCAGATCGAAGAAAACAATAACAAAGAACCATGGAATAAACTAACAAATGGTACAATTAAACTTTCAGAGACAGAAACTAACTCTGAATGTTTAATCCAGAACGGAAATGGTTATTGTATCCGAATTGACTTCCCATTCTTAAATAATCTACTGGAAATCAAACAGCAAGGTAGAATCATAAAGGCTGATTTAATTCTTCGACCAGTAATGGATTATATGAAATATGCAGATTTGCCATCAACTATTTATATTAATGAGATTGATAAGATAAATGGCATTGGAGATTTCCTATATAATTCAAGTGGCGAATATTTAACTCCAACCTTAACCAAGGATATCTTATACAATAAGAATACCTATTATTCATTCGACATTACAAATTATTTGAATGACAGACTGGAAGAAACCATTGTCGACACTGATCAGGGCTTAGCTATTTCTTTTACCGATGATCAGGCCGGAACACAATTAGACTATATGGTAATTGGAGGTCAGTACCATAAAAACTACAAATCGCAGTTAAATATTTACTATTACTATTATGATATTCAATAA